One Limisphaerales bacterium genomic window, GGGCGACGACGTGTGGTTCTCCGAAGTCTCCCCGCGCCCGCACGACACCGGCATGGTGACGATGATTTCGCAGGATCTCCCGCAATTTTCCCTGCACGCACGCGCCATCCTCGGTCTGCCTATCCCGAACATCACCCAGCACGGCCCCAGCGCCAGCGCCGTCATCCTCGTGGAAGGCGAGAGCTCCAACGTCCGCTTCGGCAACCTCACCGCCGCCCTTGACGCGCCCGACACGCAGCTGCGCCTGTTCGGCAAGCCGCACGTCAAAGGCAAGCGTCGCATGGGCGTGGCCATCGCCCGCGGCAAAACCATCGACGAAGCCCGCGCCAAAGCCCGCACGGCGGCGGAGGCGGTGGACGTGCAATTGTAAGTTTTCTAAACTCTTCACAAAGCAGTGGGTTTTTTCTTTCTGCTCAAGCGGAACCGCAGAGCCGCAGAGACGCGGAGAATGATTTCCCTCCGCGGCTCTACGTGAGGAGGATGAGCCGATGATTTTTTTCTGTTCAATGTGGGCTGAGGGGACGACTCTTGGCGCATGAAATCCATCCCTTCCTCCACGAAATCTGTGCCCGCCTCGCGGCGTTCTTTTTTGAAAACCAGTGCCGCTCTGGGTGCGGCGGCCGCGTTGCCGTCATTTTCCATGCGCGCGGCGGCGAACAAGAACAGTGTGGTGCGCATGCTGCACATCGGCGTGGGCGGCATTGGCGGTATGCAGCGCGGGCAGTTGAAGGGCCACAAGAAGGTGGAGTTCGCGTTTCTGTGTGATGTGGATGCCGATGCGCTCAAGAACGTGGGGCGGCAATTGCCGAAGGCGAAACAGTTTGCCGATTACCGCGAGGTGTTTGAGAAGCATTTGAATGAATTTGATGCGGTGATTGTGGATACGCCGGATCTGCATCATGCGCCGATGATGACGCGGGCGCTGGCGGCCGGGAAACATGTCTACGGCCAGAAGCCGCTGGTGCATCAACTCGACGAGCTGCGCATGATCCGCGAGGTGCTGGCCAAGCGCCCGGAGCTGCACACGCAGATGGGCAATCAGCGCGCGTGCTTCACCGGCCGCATGCAGGCGGTGGAGATGCTCAAGAGCGGCCAGCTCGGTCAGCCGGTGGAGGCGCATGTGTGGACGGGCACGGTGTCGCGCGGGCATTACTTTGATGCGCCCTGGCGCGAATTGCCGCCGGCCAAGCCGGTCCCGGCGCACATGAATTGGAAGCTCTGGAATGGGCCGCTCCAGAAACCGATGCCGTACACCGACGACATCGCCCCGCGCCGTTGGCGGTCTTACTGGGAAACCGGCGGCGGCCAGCTCGCCGACTGGGGCTGTCACCTGATCGATCTGTTGTACTTTGCGTTCGACATGCCCGATCCCGAGGCGGTGGTGACCAACACCATTCGCCCTTCCAACGACAGTCACTCGGCCTACAACCAAAGCACCATCACGTATCCCGGCGGCAAAGGTTTCGCGCGCGATAAGTTTGTGATGCATTACAACGACAGCGGCCTCAACCCTTCGTGGGCCGCGCTGGGCCTGCCGCATCTGCGCGAGGGAGCCAACCGCACGCTGGTCATTTGCACCGAGGGCGCGCTGCTGCTCGAGCCGGGCGGCGGCATGAAAATTTTCCGCAAAGGCAAGCAGGTGGACAACGAGCCCAAACCCAAGGTGGAACCGCGCCATCACTGGCACGATTGGGTGGAATGCATCCTCGGCAACAAACGCCCGTTGTGGACGCCGTTCGGCATCGGCTCGCGCATCACCGAGCCCGCGCTGCTCGCCACCAAGGCCACGCGCTTCCCCGGACAGGAACTGCGATGGGACGCGAAGAACTACCGCTTCACCAACCACGAGCAGGCCAACAAAACCATCCTGAAGCGCGACTACCCGAAGGGGTTTGAGCCGGTTTAGGA contains:
- a CDS encoding Gfo/Idh/MocA family oxidoreductase, with product MKSIPSSTKSVPASRRSFLKTSAALGAAAALPSFSMRAAANKNSVVRMLHIGVGGIGGMQRGQLKGHKKVEFAFLCDVDADALKNVGRQLPKAKQFADYREVFEKHLNEFDAVIVDTPDLHHAPMMTRALAAGKHVYGQKPLVHQLDELRMIREVLAKRPELHTQMGNQRACFTGRMQAVEMLKSGQLGQPVEAHVWTGTVSRGHYFDAPWRELPPAKPVPAHMNWKLWNGPLQKPMPYTDDIAPRRWRSYWETGGGQLADWGCHLIDLLYFAFDMPDPEAVVTNTIRPSNDSHSAYNQSTITYPGGKGFARDKFVMHYNDSGLNPSWAALGLPHLREGANRTLVICTEGALLLEPGGGMKIFRKGKQVDNEPKPKVEPRHHWHDWVECILGNKRPLWTPFGIGSRITEPALLATKATRFPGQELRWDAKNYRFTNHEQANKTILKRDYPKGFEPV